A single genomic interval of Littorina saxatilis isolate snail1 linkage group LG17, US_GU_Lsax_2.0, whole genome shotgun sequence harbors:
- the LOC138953832 gene encoding uncharacterized protein, with amino-acid sequence MSRHIIFCVLSCLALTLYVWGAYSLDVGCDVVKRHEGNLRVICRQKHMTSLPTQWPPGCIVSLRAKRTSLYNISSLGHPQMVCLEKLNLDDNLLREVPASALSGLTRLSSLNLDRNLLKQVPTEAFRRLSSLKTLSLRFNSLETISNWAFQGQGNLRSLYLDFNFVSVIAARAFDGLSSLTFLSMTHNLLVYRGLPSGLFAATTGLQSLHLEHNDNDEQGEYPRHVFHALPRLRILSIDTFSSVHFGLDFAAMTEIYDLDLGHNCSLTRLGKDSFEGFKNSSLEIIRLDWCPLHFVDTCAFCDLPRLQWISMSPGRLLPAKMAAETLYKLRQNIVYTVDLVHSRAPANRPSFAAHWKNFTVMYCSGDYKYVPLNFSDLFSVPVKTPRDAKPYIIDTFKPLASNTSASNSRGIVVECVATSVMINVSHRCDITFVVENDVKHQIKKERKISRRFPLYILQVSKHGLQKPALSLIQKYEHLAEIRHPPSTLHIEVDPLWTELNLSQYLFEEFPHSDLYFHTVSSLRHLDMSNSRSRVCHSPIHGLENLTSLDMSGSPCFDITETMWDYLPSLQSLNFSNMALNNRQFDRRSHRLLSRVSHLMSLDLSNNSLRFTMGAFHGMRNLKKLILSNNLISSLDGLDPESTPSLSVLDLSFNSIRYFADHEIRKFDEFGNSRNFSLYFEGNPLSCGCQSMNFISWMLKTTLNISTPKPSYPNYKCTTNWGETMTVGQFYYEYGPFCANEEDTTKVHTGLWSIEYTCTYLGPWFTTVLEMLGVIFCVLCFALWQYLNKNVIKTDTFFQEIELGRPGVKTNVHDPANSYTKRSDIMKNPHTKKNSRQTVRGDQNTNACASRTVKVQHEKASQDDAGPHYPPIVCDKWLTSASVDVEGDVLRITGSDVILHVPPYAVNEDSTVNIQSAVCANTEHVHSVMSLSAEEEVVSPLAEYWAGMNFVFKRLVCIVLPAHCLPPHPDLDQVQVHRISRDQDGRANITQLPRRELNFQENASDLLEDGPFYQLRDDGTVRVYTDSFSAYVCVYCGLRQGPVTLKAMVCGTHHQKPSGQHAVHISVHIWDRRLNIRDFREEYGVGDLGVELASMAVNLLGSTEGSYLCLRVETSGQEADQWQQSRRSDGRPTTALVQQHPFSSVVTCDNVDCDQRRLWIRPVTSHWTMESRSGSRPGAWLQCVVDISHVTAADDTPQWIDRLGRERVTTRPFLCCMETGPETAAFAPDSGDRRRYGERLPATLFVRSNSSRPQEQEPYSPLGSMSECPNILSQAPVGCVSAPIPTSPPAAGTIPMISMNQERYVLATARRALLAVQRPSLQFPSSTQFQDSPRGENEHHPSSPFPLMTQLHDSPRGDNVGQPSPEFHPRTQFQDFRGRENEQGPSRPGARCSRHQPGTLDNDNDLQSLGASGGFPPLWSVPTAGFADLNPHPLGSYVGFPCPGLPSVQYSGLEFAEGGDRGSRQLQRLEQQSSRSQHSLATHFGPASAMQRGGNGSEQHATQHSDYTTYHVQSVQSAQLAGSGHDDQQSPCASQQRLNMLSPRATHRVCNDSAVHRNAQTREALSREFQTHGTTSQLPQQAPVACDSDGDQLLDVDNPSDGSM; translated from the exons CGAAGGAAACCTCCGCGTCATCTGCAGGCAAAAGCATATGACGTCACTGCCGACACAATGGCCGCCAGGATGTATCGTATCTTTGAGAGCAAAGAGGACTAGTCTGTACAATATCAGTTCTCTTGGTCACCCCCAGATGGTCTGCCTGGAAAAGCTCAACCTGGATGACAATCTTCTTCGTGAGGTGCCCGCCTCTGCCCTGAGTGGCCTTACCAGGCTCAGCAGCCTGAATCTGGATCGGAACCTCCTCAAGCAAGTCCCCACAGAAGCCTTCCGTCGACTCTCTTCTCTGAAAACGCTCTCCCTCCGATTTAACTCCTTGGAGACGATTTCGAACTGGGCCTTTCAAGGACAAGGTAATTTGCGGTCGCTGTATTTGGATTTCAACTTCGTAAGTGTCATAGCAGCACGTGCGTTCGACGGTCTGTCCAGTCTGACTTTTCTGAGTATGACTCACAATTTACTGGTGTACAGGGGTCTGCCATCAGGTCTTTTTGCCGCTACAACTGGCTTGCAGTCTCTGCATCTTGAGCACAATGACAACGACGAGCAAGGCGAGTACCCCAGACACGTCTTTCACGCCCTTCCAAGGCTCAGGATTTTGTCCATCGACACATTCTCCTCTGTTCACTTTGGGTTAGATTTTGCGGCCATGACAGAGATTTACGACCTTGATCTTGGCCACAACTGCAGCCTGACAAGGCTTGGAAAAGACTCGTTTGAAGGGTTCAAGAACTCATCTCTAGAGATCATTCGTTTAGACTGGTGTCCCCTTCATTTTGTAGACACGTGTGCATTTTGTGACCTACCTCGACTCCAGTGGATTTCAATGTCGCCTGGACGTCTTCTGCCAGCAAAGATGGCGGCAGAGACACTCTACAAACTGCGTCAGAACATCGTCTACACTGTCGACCTGGTACATTCCCGTGCGCCTGCCAATCGGCCATCCTTTGCTGCACATTGGAAGAATTTTACGGTCATGTATTGCAGTGGCGACTATAAATATGTTCCTTTGAATTTCTCTGATTTGTTTAGCGTTCCTGTAAAAACACCACGAGATGCAAAACCCTACATCATAGATACCTTTAAACCCTTGGCCTCCAACACGTCAGCAAGTAATTCACGTGGAATAGTGGTTGAATGCGTAGCCACATCAGTTATGATTAATGTTAGTCACAgatgcgatataaccttcgtggttgaaaacgacgttaaacaccaaataaagaaagaaagaaagattagtCGCAGATTTCCTCTCTACATTCTTCAAGTTTCTAAACACGGACTGCAAAAACCAGCCTTGTCGCTTATTCAGAAATACGAACACCTTGCAGAAATACGGCATCCACCGTCCACCCTACACATAGAAGTGGACCCGTTGTGGACAGAATTAAATTTGTCTCAGTACCTCTTTGAAGAGTTTCCGCATTCTGACCTCTACTTTCACACTGTTTCGAGTCTGAGGCATCTGGACATGTCCAACTCGAGGTCTCGTGTCTGCCATAGCCCAATCCATGGACTGGAAAATCTGACATCTTTGGATATGAGTGGGAGCCCGTGTTTTGACATTACCGAGACCATGTGGGATTATCTGCCTTCGTTGCAATCTTTGAACTTCTCCAACATGGCTCTCAACAACAGACAGTTTGATCGTCGCAGTCACCGCCTTTTAAGCAGAGTTTCTCATCTGATGTCTCTAGATTTATCTAATAATTCACTTCGATTTACCATGGGCGCTTTTCACGGAATGAGGAATTTGAAAAAACTGATACTGTCTAACAATTTGATTTCGTCTTTGGATGGTCTGGATCCAGAGTCGACCCCCAGTCTGTCTGTTCTGGACCTTTCCTTCAACAGTATAAGATACTTTGCTGATCACGAAATTAGGAAATTTGACGAGTTTGGGAACAGTCGCAATTTCTCACTATATTTTGAAGGAAATCCTTTGTCATGCGGATGTCAAAGCATGAATTTCATCTCCTGGATGCTTAAAACTACTCTGAATATCTCGACACCGAAACCTTCCTATCCGAACTATAAATGCACCACTAATTGGGGAGAAACTATGACTGTCGGTCAGTTTTACTACGAATATGGCCCATTCTGTGCAAATGAGGAAGACACGACAAAAGTACACACAGGACTTTGGTCAATTGAGTACACCTGCACCTATCTTGGTCCTTGGTTTACAACCGTTCTTGAAATGCTGGGCGTGATTTTTTGTGTCCTTTGCTTTGCATTGTGGCAATATTTGAATAAGAATGTTATAAAAACAGATACTTTCTTCCAAGAAATAGAGTTGGGCAGGCCTGGGGTCAAAACAAATGTACACGATCCAGCTAACTCTTACACCAAGAGGAGTGACATCATGAAGAATCCGCACACCAAGAAAAATTCAAGGCAAACTGTTCGGGGCGACCAAAATACAAATGCGTGCGCATCAAGAACCGTAAAAGTACAGCATGAGAAG GCAAGCCAAGACGACGCCGGTCCTCATTACCCACCTATAGTATGTGACAAATGGCTAACATCAGCTTCTGTAGACGTGGAAGGGGATGTGCTGCGCATTACAGGATCTGACGTCATATTGCACGTGCCGCCTTACGCAGTGAATGAAGACAGTACCGTGAACATCCAGAGCGCAGTGTGCGCGAACACGGAGCACGTGCACAGCGTGATGAGTCTCAGTGCAGAGGAAGAAGTTGTCAGTCCGCTGGCCGAGTATTGGGCTGGGATGAACTTTGTCTTCAAGCGCCTGGTCTGTATCGTGCTCCCGGCGCACTGTCTGCCCCCTCATCCTGATCTGGACCAAGTCCAAGTCCACAGAATTTCACGGGACCAAGATGGCCGTGCAAACATCACTCAGCTGCCAAGAAGAGAACTGAACTTTCAGGAAAATGCATCCGATTTGCTGGAAGATGGCCCGTTCTACCAACTTAGGGATGATGGAACAGTGCGTGTGTATACAGACAGTTTCTCGGCCTACGTCTGTGTGTACTGTGGTCTTCGACAAGGCCCCGTGACTCTCAAAGCCATGGTCTGTGGCACACATCATCAAAAGCCGAGCGGCCAGCATGCTGTTCATATCTCTGTTCATATCTGGGACAGGCGTTTGAACATCAGAGATTTTAGAGAG GAATACGGGGTCGGTGACCTAGGTGTTGAGCTAGCCTCCATGGCAGTGAATCTCCTGGGGAGCACGGAAGGATCCTATCTGTGTCTCCGCGTGGAGACCTCAGGACAAGAAGCCGATCAGTGGCAACAATCCAGGCGGAGTGACGGCAGGCCAACCACTGCCCTTGTTCAG CAACATCCGTTCAGCTCCGTAGTAACGTGTGACAACGTTGACTGTGACCAAAGACGTCTGTGGATCCGTCCAGTGACGTCACACTGGACCATGGAGAGCCGCTCGGGGTCAAGGCCAGGGGCGTGGTTACAGTGTGTCGTGGACATCAGTCACGTGACTGCCGCTGACGACACGCCGCAGTGGATTGACCGGCTTGGGCGTGAGAGAGTCACAACGCGACCATTTCTG TGCTGTATGGAGACTGGGCCCGAGACAGCCGCATTTGCGCCTGATTCAGGGGACAGACGACGGTACGGCGAACGTCTCCCTGCCACGCTGTTTGTCCGGTCAAACAGCAGTCGCCCACAGGAACAGGAACCCTATTCACCCCTTGGGTCAATGTCCGAGTGCCCGAACATCCTCTCTCAGGCTCCGGTCGGATGCGTATCTGCTCCTATTCCAACGTCGCCGCCTGCTGCAGGAACAATCCCCATGATCAGTATGAACCAAGAACGGTACGTGCTGGCGACGGCTCGAAGGGCACTGCTGGCTGTTCAGCGGCCTTCCTTGCAGTTCCCTTCAAGTACGCAATTCCAAGACTCGCCAAGAGGAGAGAACGAACACCACCCATCGTCGCCGTTTCCTCTAATGACTCAGCTTCATGACTCTCCAAGGGGAGATAATGTAGGGCAACCTTCACCCGAATTCCATCCGAGGACACAGTTCCAGGACTTTCGGGGAAGAGAGAACGAGCAGGGACCGTCACGCCCAGGTGCTAGATGCTCACGTCATCAGCCGGGTACTTTGGACAACGATAACGACCTGCAGAGTCTTGGTGCATCTGGTGGATTTCCTCCATTGTGGTCCGTGCCCACCGCAGGGTTTGCTGACCTGAACCCCCATCCCCTTGGTTCATATGTAGGTTTTCCAtgtccaggtctgccgtctgtGCAGTATTCCGGTCTAGAATTTGCCGAAGGGGGCGATAGAGGAAGCAGACAGCTCCAGCGATTAGAGCAGCAATCGTCTCGTTCGCAACACAGTCTCGCAACCCACTTTGGTCCAGCCTCTGCAATGCAACGTGGTGGGAACGGTTCTGAGCAGCATGCGACACAACACTCTGATTACACAACGTATCACGTGCAGTCAGTCCAATCTGCACAGCTCGCTGGATCTGGCCATGATGACCAGCAAAGCCCTTGTGCATCTCAGCAAAGACTTAACATGTTGAGCCCGAGAGCCACTCATCGTGTATGTAATGACAGTGCCGTGCACAGAAATGCACAGACCCGTGAAGCCTTGTCCCGGGAGTTCCAGACTCATGGCACCACCTCACAATTGCCACAACAGGCTCCAGTTGCATGTGATTCCGATGGTGATCAACTGCTTGACGTGGACAATCCTTCAGACGGATCGATGTGA